From a region of the Stenotrophomonas sp. BIO128-Bstrain genome:
- a CDS encoding TlpA disulfide reductase family protein has translation MIRKIRPALACLLLAMSLAASAAAPATPSPRAGDIPPQILGKDRQGNVVDLASQRGKVVIVTFWASWCGPCRKELPILGQLQKVIGHDALQVYAVNLKEPRADFAAIARSRKAPPLDYIHDAKGEVSDQYGIQTIPHMFIIGHDGSIAGVHRGYSEKSLPKIVDDILALLPEDVRNRKAGS, from the coding sequence ATGATCAGGAAGATCCGCCCCGCCCTCGCCTGCCTGCTGCTCGCCATGAGCCTGGCTGCCAGCGCCGCCGCGCCCGCGACGCCCTCACCGAGAGCCGGCGATATCCCGCCGCAGATCCTGGGCAAGGACCGCCAGGGCAATGTGGTGGACCTGGCCAGCCAGCGCGGCAAGGTCGTCATCGTCACGTTCTGGGCCTCGTGGTGCGGCCCGTGCCGCAAGGAACTGCCGATCCTGGGCCAGCTGCAGAAGGTCATCGGGCATGACGCGCTGCAGGTCTACGCGGTGAACCTGAAGGAACCGCGCGCCGATTTCGCCGCCATCGCCCGCAGCCGCAAGGCCCCGCCACTGGACTACATCCACGACGCCAAGGGCGAGGTCAGCGACCAGTACGGCATCCAGACCATCCCGCACATGTTCATCATCGGCCACGACGGCAGCATCGCCGGCGTGCATCGCGGCTACTCCGAGAAGAGCCTGCCAAAGATCGTCGACGACATTCTCGCCCTCCTGCCCGAAGACGTGCGCAACCGGAAAGCAGGCAGCTGA
- a CDS encoding ferredoxin--NADP reductase, with amino-acid sequence MSSAFGAETVLEVRHWTDAYFSFTTTRDSGFRFENGQFVMIGLETEARPLLRAYSIASANWEENLEFFSIKVQDGPLTSRLQHIKPGDKVLVGKKPTGTLLISDLHPGKHLYLLGTGTGLAPWLSVIKDPETYERFDKVILTHGVRYEKDLAYRELFEKELREHEFLGEMIGDKLLYYPAVTREAFPNQGRLTSLMESGEMQKTLGLPPLDPENDRAMICGSPQMLADLRTVLDSRGFQTSPRIGTPGHYVFERAFVEK; translated from the coding sequence ATGTCTTCCGCTTTTGGCGCCGAAACGGTGCTTGAGGTCCGTCACTGGACCGACGCCTACTTCAGCTTCACCACGACCCGCGACAGCGGCTTCCGCTTCGAGAACGGCCAGTTCGTGATGATCGGCCTGGAAACCGAAGCGCGCCCATTGCTGCGCGCGTACTCCATCGCCAGTGCCAACTGGGAAGAAAACCTGGAGTTCTTCAGCATCAAGGTGCAGGACGGCCCGCTGACCTCGCGCCTGCAGCACATCAAGCCGGGCGACAAGGTGCTGGTCGGCAAGAAGCCTACCGGCACCCTGCTGATCAGCGACCTGCACCCGGGCAAGCACCTGTACCTGCTCGGCACCGGCACCGGCCTGGCGCCGTGGCTGTCGGTGATCAAGGACCCGGAAACCTACGAGCGCTTCGACAAGGTGATCCTCACCCACGGCGTGCGTTACGAAAAGGACCTGGCCTACCGCGAGCTGTTCGAGAAGGAACTGCGCGAGCACGAATTCCTCGGCGAGATGATCGGCGACAAGCTGCTCTACTATCCGGCCGTCACGCGCGAAGCCTTCCCCAACCAAGGCCGCCTGACCTCGCTGATGGAAAGCGGCGAGATGCAGAAGACCCTCGGCCTGCCGCCGCTGGATCCGGAAAACGACCGCGCCATGATCTGCGGCAGCCCGCAGATGCTGGCCGACCTGCGCACCGTGCTGGACAGCCGCGGCTTCCAGACCTCGCCGCGCATCGGCACCCCGGGCCACTACGTCTTCGAACGCGCCTTCGTCGAAAAGTAG
- a CDS encoding glutathione peroxidase: MTTAFDFPFVDLSGQPQALAQYRGKVLLLVNVASKCGFTPQYEGLEALWREFGPRGLVVIGFPCDQFGHQEPGDAAQIGEFCSLTYGVSFPMSDKVEVNGDGADPLWQWLKAEKAGVLGTRGIKWNFSKFLVGRDGQVLGRYAPTDKPESLRGDIEAALAG, encoded by the coding sequence ATGACCACTGCCTTCGATTTCCCGTTCGTGGACCTGTCGGGCCAGCCACAGGCGTTGGCGCAGTACCGGGGCAAGGTGTTGTTGCTGGTCAATGTGGCCAGCAAGTGTGGCTTCACGCCGCAGTACGAGGGGCTGGAGGCGTTGTGGCGGGAATTCGGGCCGCGCGGGCTGGTGGTGATCGGGTTTCCCTGCGATCAGTTCGGGCATCAGGAGCCGGGCGATGCGGCGCAGATCGGGGAGTTCTGTTCGCTGACCTATGGGGTCAGTTTCCCGATGTCGGACAAGGTCGAGGTCAACGGCGACGGCGCTGATCCGCTGTGGCAGTGGCTCAAGGCCGAGAAGGCCGGGGTGCTGGGCACGCGGGGGATCAAGTGGAACTTCAGCAAGTTTTTGGTCGGCCGCGATGGGCAGGTGCTGGGCCGCTATGCGCCGACCGACAAGCCCGAGTCGCTGCGCGGCGATATCGAGGCCGCGCTGGCCGGCTGA